The sequence tcaaccaaggaaggtaagggattgcatgaggaagggatttaggggaaaccattctatataacataaccatcaatgttatttaggtctaaaaaaaagcatctagacccttcttgaagctctctgctatccctactgtgaccagcgcctgaggcaggctattccacagattgacagtgctcatagtaaaaaagccctgtcgcctcaggGGATTAaactttgatttctccagacggagacagtgccccctcgtcttttgattttatttaatcggaaacaatttaccaccatattttttgtatggaccattcatatattcatataaattaatcatgtcccctcgtagttgtctcttttccagactaaataaatctagttgttttaatctttcctcataactgagaccttccataccccttatcatttttgtggctctacgttgaaccgtctccagctccagagcatcatcctttttatggaccggagcccagaagtggacagcatattccaggtgaggccgaaccaatgccttgtacagtggtaatattacatccctatcacgagagtccataccacttttgatacaagatcctactggctttagatgcagctgattgacattgcatgctgttattcaatttatgatctactagtacccccaggttcttctcaacaagggactcttccagatttactcccccatggacatatgttgcctgtagattattggcccccaggtgcataagcttacatttattcacattgaacctcatttgcctagtggatgaccaaacgcccaagtcaccctgcaacctatgaacatcctccatagactgtattacactacacagcttggtgtcatctgcaaaaatagacacagtgctattaattcctacctctttatcattaataaataaattcaatAGTATTAAATAGatgtgggccaagcacagaaccctggggtacaccctcataactggtgaccattccgagtaggaatcattgaccacaattcTCTGGATACggtccttcagccagttctcaatccaattgcaaattatttctgccaaaccaatagccctaattttacccatcaggcgtctatgagggacagtgtcaaatgcctttgctaagtccaagaacacaatagccACAGcatcctccatccaggcatctgctcacctcttcacctTTGTCTTTTCCTCTAatcatatgtttatatattttcttattgTTTCTGTATGTTCATATTGTAGTATCTGAAGAAGAGGCTTACACGCCGAAATGTCACTAGTTTACACTACATTCCGATCTACTTTTCTGCAATTATCTATACTCAGACTTCAATTtatatgccccctagtatatagccagcagccccctaatatacatccagcacctgccccctagtatatagcctgtgcctCCTCTTGAgtgtatagtcagtgcctgctctttagtatatagccagcagccccctagaatattgccagcccctgccccctagtatatagctagccccttccCCTTAATTTATAGCTAGTATCCCAtgccccctggtatacagccagctccctagtatatagccagtgcctgctccttagtatatagccagctgccccctagtatatttccagcccctgccccctagtatatagccagcccttgccccctagtatatagccagtagcccatgctccctagtatatagccagcaaccccttGCGCCTTGTATCACCAGCCTATAAAAAACCCAGTCTTtagtcacctttccgatgccaccTTTCTGATGTCCTCTTCAGTCTTCTGGTGTTTCGGCTCCCAGCGAGCTACCATTGCATATACCACAACGACAGATGCTTATTGAGCTAATAGTGCGTGCCGATGACGGCGTGtacactatgatgtcggcaatCAGACATCATCttttcccctgatgaagtcaccgtgaGTGACGGAACGTTTGTGGTGGACGTTTGTACCCCCTGGCTGTTTTAGGTGTTTGGTCGTACAGATTTATTTACATTGGTGGATAACATATCTGACAGGTTGTATTGAGAgggcattcatttatttatttgtataacaTTCTTTGGTATTAACCTATGAGCATTATTTGATTGTATGTATCTACAAGTGTTTTTAAACACCtagcgcagtgatggcgaaccttttagagactgagtgcccaaactacaaccaaaatccagttATTTACCTGtttttccacttctttaattatatcggtcgcctgaggccaccaatacagttgaaagaaggtgagcaaattcagactctcattgtaggtTCCTTcccgggtctctctgtacaggaagaatgctaggtccagcaggatgagctccaaagataatgcacttctgtcaacaccttctcacttttcctgcagttccaaacagtcattgaagtgtcgctgtaaaatagtgctgagagaaacatcttataagttgcctgaaactgtgggaaaatttaatggatttggtcttgtttggtgaactctgtcctggggcgatggcctgagtgcccacagaaagggctctgagtgccacctctggcaccagtgccataggttcgccatcactgacctagcggATTTGTTACAGCCAGCGGATTAAGTTTTGGTAAACTTACCTCAATCACCTCACTAGTGTCTTTTTTAATGTATGTTGTTACACTTTTTAACCTTTCTCTGGTCTGTGTCTATTTATGCAATTGTTGAAATAAAGATGAATTAGGTCTTTTTGCTCATGGCAAGGAGCTGACGTCATGATGTATGCGAAGCAAGTAGCAGGGGGCATCGCAAAGGTGAGTAGAGAAGAATTttttagactcaagtataagccgatttaGGGTTATATAAacttgacttatactcaagtatataaaggaaattaaatgtgaatggtgAGATAAGAATGGGGGAGATTCTTTATGCCTTCTCCCCTCAGAGGAGTGCACAAATCTAAACTTCCATGCCAGCTCAGGCTGTTTCTTTTGACCTGCATGCCACTTTGGGTGTATCGGGTGGGGAGCAGGGTAGGCAGTTAATTTACTATAGTATCCTTCTAAGAACAAGCAAAGATTATAGCCAAAATCTCAACCAGATCCAACCTGGTTTTATGTCCTATCTGGAGGAGATTGCGCCCAAATCTACTAATAGGCCAGAACCTCTTAGTAAATACAAGAAGTGGGGGAGGTTGAAATAAAACGCCACTCTTAAAAAATTCCCCCctataacttttctatacttctCTCCTCCTCATCTCATTATTGTCATGATTTTATCTTTAGATTATGTTGTAATTTTATTTTCAATCCTTAAAGAGACCAGAAACAATGTAAACAAGAGTTTGATAATAGACACATGTAGTGTAACTCTGTAAACCACATTTAATGTAAGGAACCCAATATTCATAACAATGTAAGGGCCTATAATGTATCTGTAGAAACCTCTGGAAGTTTTGTCTATTAAATTATAAAGGTGTATTTaaacctatatataatataatttagtCTTCTTTGGAACCCCAAACTCCATGGCTTTCTTTAAGGGTTTATCTGggtgtatagatgtatagatgtagcagagcttaacTTGTTATTGAACTAATTCTTCTAGACTATGTTTAACTAATTTAGATCAGAACGTTAatgtgcagtcctatgtaaatatatGTGAATAAATGAACTTAATATAACATGGCAGAGAGGTAAGTATACTAGTAACTTCTACAAACACATATCAactaaacaaaaaacattttatagagTTTATTGAAAAATCATGATCAataacaaaaaatttacaaaaaagacAACAAAATCTTAACAGCCATTTGACATGGTGTAACAGATGTTGATAACAGGAGGTGATATCGATATTTCCTCTATGCCATTACAAAGTGCAGATTCCTAAAACGAAGCGGTCTATTAAATTGGGGAAATTTGCTATCACCTTGTTACTAAGTCCATGAAGAAATCACTGCTCCCATCACCTTCTCAGGAAGAACCTGGACCTTTCTCCTGCTCTCCAATAAGTTGGCTGTTCTGGATCTCTGGGGGATTGTGTTGCCCCTCTACTGGATTCTGGATGACAGTGATGGGTATTGGCCTCTCTTGAGCAGGTGGTAGAGCATGACGAGGAGCCTGGAAGTGGAGTCGTCCATCACTGGACAGGGAGCAGAGGACATCTTCAGGGTTCACATTGTCTGGGAGCTCAGCTTCTCTTCTCCACTCTCTATACTCATGGAAGTGGCCACCACGCTCATCCTTCTTCTTCATGTCATGTTTCCCGGACACTATCAGCCTCCTGCCTTCTGTCTTCACTGTCAGCTCCTCAGGAGAAAAGCCACTGACGTCCAGGGTGAGCTCATAGTTATCTTTCCCTTCCTTTCTCATAGAGGGCGATTCACCCTTGGTAGGAGAGCTCCTCTGGCTGCCTCTTCTTCTCATGTCCATGTCCAGGAGCTGGTAAGCCTGGTTGACTCGTTGCATTCTCCTCTCCAGGTCGTTCCTCATGTTCATCATGTCATCCTCCAGCTGGCCGAAGATGAGTTGTGAAGCTGCTGGCCAGAGGGTGAGAGGAGACTCGCTGCAGGCACATAGAGGACTGTGCGAGGACTGGAGGAGGCTGAGAGGAAACATCTCCTGGGCAGTGTCTCTGGAGCTTCTGCTCTGGATTCAGCTGAGGATTTTCCTTGTAGCTGCTTATTACTGCAGAACATCCCGGCTGTGTCATATATACTCAGTGCTGATTCTTCTGGCAGCTTCCTGACACTTCCACATGTTCTCCACATTCGTCATACAGGGGCGGAGACTCCGAGTAAACACTGAATAACACATAAGAGGAGGGCAGAGGCGGAGCACATACTGGGAAAGTCActagtagggagggagggagagggaccCAGTGACTGCTGGAGATTGCTAGAGACTTCTTGTAAAGTTCCTGCTGGAAATATTACATATATCTCCTCCATCAAGTGTCTGATTTTATTGAATTGTATATAAGTGAGAAACACCCGGGAATAAACTGTGGACAATATACTGCTGCAGACATTTCACCTGGACAAAGGAATATCCAGGTTGAGGCATCCGACTTTCAAAGATACCTTGAGAGAAAATACTTTATCAGTAATGTACATACAGCATAATATTTTGTATTATTAGCATTTTAATTGAGCCAATGTGCTTCATTTATAGGACCACAATTCCCAGAAGGCCACAGAAACACAAAGGCTCGAATTTAACCTCCTCACTCACTGCGCTGTACATGTatggcgcagaggtgcaggggcTGTTTGAAGAGGGAGCTCTCTTCACAcaaaggtggggtttgctgcatattgcagcaaacaaccacAGCCAATACCTGCGATTGATGCTAGCCCCGATCACAGGTACTACCCTTACCTTggcggcagcatttaaaagacatgtgg comes from Engystomops pustulosus chromosome 6, aEngPut4.maternal, whole genome shotgun sequence and encodes:
- the LOC140065723 gene encoding heat shock protein 30D-like — translated: MFPLSLLQSSHSPLCACSESPLTLWPAASQLIFGQLEDDMMNMRNDLERRMQRVNQAYQLLDMDMRRRGSQRSSPTKGESPSMRKEGKDNYELTLDVSGFSPEELTVKTEGRRLIVSGKHDMKKKDERGGHFHEYREWRREAELPDNVNPEDVLCSLSSDGRLHFQAPRHALPPAQERPIPITVIQNPVEGQHNPPEIQNSQLIGEQEKGPGSS